The Rhododendron vialii isolate Sample 1 chromosome 1a, ASM3025357v1 region ATCCATCCATCTATCTATCAACTACTCCTTACCAGAGCTGCAACCGAGCCGAGCCgcttggctcggctcggttcgtttagtaattgagccgagctcgagctcgagttttaggctagtttagtaaacgagccaagctcaacACTCAAAGCTGCGCTCGTATATATAGGCTCGGCATGTTCAAAgaggctcgttaagtaaattaaCGAGACTTGGATCATTTACAGCCTAGCCGGGTTCAAACTCGAGTTTTAGGCTtttttagtaaacgagcctacTTTGTTGAACATAAGTAAACAAGATCTACCAGACAATATCCACATCTCTTACAAAAAGTACTACTACAATTGATAGATATaatcaactttttaatccagttagaatagaacgaggAATAAACAAATCGGGACAGAGAGACTACAGTTAAAAGCGAAATTTAGGTACCATAGCTTTATCATAGAACGGAAAGTTCTGCATCTGCCGCATTGCATTACTGGCAGCTGTAACGTCACTAAACACAACCCACGCTTGTCCTCGAAGCTTGGCAGTTTTCAACGCAACGATGTCCAAAACCCGTCCGTACTGTGAGAACAAAGCATAAAGAGATCTCTTCAGCTCTGCTATGACGAAAGAAAACGGTTGAGGTAAAAGATTAAATTAATTCCGTAATCGGTTGACTGTGATGCGAAATCGAGTGTAAACAAGTTTACCTTCTTTCTTGATCTTCTCGTTGAGATTCTTTATGTAGATAGTTTGATTAGGCGGAGTGACGCCGGAGAGCATCATCGCTCAGCACCACtgccacagagagagagggagagagagagagagagagggtttgggGAAGGAGAGACATTCTGAAAATTCTAGTTCTAACTGATCTGAGCCCTAACTGAAATCCAGTTGTAGTAATGGATTAGTCTAGCGACTCTAACCAGAAGATTTTGGGCCAGCGAACGTTGGGCCGGGCCGAAATAGGGAGTTTTACCTCTTTTTGATCCCCATTTTTAGCAGCTAAAATTAGGATGGCAACGGACCGGGACGGGTGGGTTTTGCCGTACCCTGATTCCGATCCGAAAAGCACCATACTGCTCCGACCTCGCTTGGAACGTTGACCGGCGAATGCGTGGGTGAGCTTGTCCAACCTTGATCGGAGAACGAGTTTACTTGTCCCTCTCGGTCTAGTCGTTAAATACAACTTAGGGATTAATAATCAATTCATTTCCGTACTATTATTTCTCTGAATTTTTATTCCGTAGATCCACTTTAGACTCGTCAGCAATTAATGAACAAATT contains the following coding sequences:
- the LOC131318550 gene encoding U2 small nuclear ribonucleoprotein B'' 2-like, which codes for MMLSGVTPPNQTIYIKNLNEKIKKEELKRSLYALFSQYGRVLDIVALKTAKLRGQAWVVFSDVTAASNAMRQMQNFPFYDKAMVPKFRF